In Archangium violaceum, the following are encoded in one genomic region:
- a CDS encoding ATP-binding protein, translating into MLGPRLFQGRASAPLTPEEREWLTSHADSLVLGTYANSPLSFVSDKGEISGMAVDYVRLLERKLGFEFRRAPPVIIRELLKDMREGRVDLTSGLTPTPERSEYLLFSEPYVRIPTIIIVRRGSWETLSLEQMKGLRVAVGENFGAHEYLKRNHPELQLVPVPNDLEGLMRLSTGEVDAMVVHVAAASFYISRENLTNLHVAGRTPYQYELAMATRKDEPILHRIVQKGLDQVTEGEKQIIWTRWIYEWEMPFYREPSFWRFVALLVIGVGVVVGTVITWNKALKQQVRARTADLAAAHRNVSFLAETSVILSETLDYKAMLSRLGELCVRHFADWCVIDLVTNGQSRRIAGAHVSPAKRPLLDKLAERYPAWVGGPSPASEVLRSNQPRLYPEISEEDIRATSESEEHAQLILALGTRSAVAVPLIARGNTLGVLTLGLGTPGRRYGEKELELAQEVARRASIAYDNARLYQQAQEAIRIRDVFLMVAAHELRTPLTSLKLRLSSLHRLFQTPPEQTVPTDAIFRELTRLEAQANRLRALIEQLLDVSHISVGRFELMREEVDLCQVVQEVVEDLREQLSRSGSQVEVRTECPVVGYWDRLRLEQVVANLLGNAIKFGEGKPLEVRVESGPEVVRLIVRDQGIGFPSEARARIFEKFERAVSERHYGGLGLGLFIARQIVETHGGTISVESTPGEGSTFIVALPRRVERASPPS; encoded by the coding sequence GTGCTCGGGCCCCGCCTCTTCCAGGGGCGCGCCTCCGCTCCGCTCACTCCAGAGGAGCGGGAGTGGCTCACGAGCCATGCCGACAGCCTCGTGCTCGGGACCTATGCCAACTCCCCGCTGTCGTTCGTGAGCGACAAGGGAGAGATCAGCGGCATGGCAGTGGACTATGTCCGGCTGTTGGAACGGAAGCTCGGCTTCGAGTTTCGCAGGGCTCCTCCCGTCATCATCCGCGAGCTGCTCAAGGACATGCGAGAGGGGAGGGTGGATCTGACGAGCGGGCTGACCCCAACCCCCGAGCGCTCGGAATACCTTCTCTTCTCCGAGCCCTACGTCCGCATTCCGACCATCATCATCGTGCGCCGGGGGTCCTGGGAGACACTCTCGCTCGAGCAGATGAAGGGGCTTCGGGTCGCGGTGGGGGAGAACTTCGGAGCCCATGAGTATCTGAAGCGCAACCATCCCGAGCTTCAGCTCGTCCCCGTTCCCAATGATCTTGAGGGACTGATGCGCCTGTCGACGGGCGAAGTCGATGCGATGGTCGTGCATGTCGCGGCCGCGTCCTTCTACATCTCCAGGGAGAACCTGACGAACCTCCATGTGGCGGGAAGAACCCCCTACCAGTACGAGCTGGCGATGGCGACCCGAAAGGATGAGCCGATCCTGCATCGCATCGTCCAGAAGGGGCTGGACCAGGTCACGGAGGGGGAGAAGCAGATCATCTGGACACGCTGGATCTACGAGTGGGAGATGCCGTTCTACCGTGAACCCTCCTTCTGGCGGTTCGTGGCGCTCCTGGTCATAGGCGTGGGGGTGGTGGTGGGGACGGTCATCACCTGGAACAAGGCGCTGAAGCAGCAGGTGCGGGCGCGAACCGCGGACCTCGCGGCGGCGCATCGGAACGTCTCGTTCCTCGCGGAGACGAGCGTCATCCTTTCCGAGACGCTCGATTACAAAGCGATGCTCTCCCGCCTGGGTGAGCTGTGTGTGCGCCACTTCGCCGACTGGTGCGTCATCGACCTGGTGACGAATGGACAGAGCCGCCGGATCGCCGGGGCTCATGTCAGCCCCGCGAAGCGGCCGTTGCTCGACAAGCTCGCCGAACGCTATCCGGCCTGGGTGGGAGGCCCCAGCCCAGCCAGCGAGGTGCTTCGGAGCAACCAGCCTCGCCTCTACCCCGAGATATCCGAGGAGGACATCCGGGCCACGAGTGAGAGCGAGGAGCATGCGCAGCTCATCCTCGCGCTCGGAACCCGGAGCGCCGTCGCGGTACCGCTCATCGCGCGAGGAAACACGCTCGGGGTGCTCACCCTGGGCCTGGGCACGCCCGGAAGGCGTTATGGGGAGAAGGAGCTCGAGCTGGCACAGGAAGTCGCACGGCGCGCCTCCATCGCGTACGACAATGCCCGGCTGTATCAGCAAGCCCAGGAGGCCATTCGTATCCGGGACGTCTTCCTCATGGTCGCCGCCCACGAGCTTCGCACGCCCCTGACGTCATTGAAGCTCCGCCTCTCCTCCCTCCACCGTCTGTTCCAGACTCCTCCGGAGCAGACGGTTCCGACCGACGCCATCTTCCGCGAGTTGACTCGACTCGAGGCACAGGCCAATCGGCTTCGCGCGCTCATCGAGCAGCTCCTCGATGTCTCGCATATCAGCGTGGGGCGTTTCGAATTGATGCGTGAGGAGGTCGATCTCTGCCAGGTGGTCCAGGAGGTGGTGGAGGACTTGCGCGAGCAGCTGTCGCGCAGCGGTTCCCAGGTGGAGGTCCGGACCGAGTGCCCCGTCGTCGGGTATTGGGACCGGCTCCGGCTGGAGCAGGTGGTGGCCAACCTGCTCGGAAACGCCATCAAGTTCGGAGAGGGAAAGCCGCTGGAGGTGAGGGTCGAGTCCGGGCCGGAGGTGGTGCGGCTCATCGTGCGGGACCAGGGCATTGGTTTCCCGAGCGAGGCCAGGGCCCGCATCTTCGAGAAGTTCGAGCGGGCGGTCTCCGAGCGTCACTATGGAGGGCTGGGGCTCGGGCTCTTCATCGCCCGACAGATCGTGGAGACCCATGGGGGCACCATCTCCGTCGAGAGCACTCCCGGGGAGGGCTCGACCTTCATCGTGGCCCTCCCTCGTAGAGTGGAGCGTGCGTCTCCTCCGTCTTGA
- a CDS encoding phosphotransferase — MPPVNLTPVELAARTARAVDAAVSAGRALGLAVTDPKVLHDVFSVVVHLAPSPVVVRVPLVLPPGFARAAQEARQVRELAAVAWLAERGLPVVRPSPLVPREPVRRDGFSMTFWERVEVDASREPDYLGEAALAADLHAALRDYPGELPFLSPLETVPLFLGYLEEHPGLLAPADLERARGEWAVLAPLLSSREAFARAFPGVGVQPIHGDAPSYNVLRTTSGVRYADFEDVTLGPVEWDLAFLGPEGAAIYDAAAARAGVRPLDPAVLRVMDAAGMLRNAVCYALVPQLPMLAEALAPMLQRWRTMPFAGGRG, encoded by the coding sequence ATGCCTCCTGTGAATCTGACTCCGGTGGAGCTCGCGGCGCGTACTGCGCGGGCGGTGGATGCGGCGGTGAGCGCGGGCCGTGCGCTCGGACTCGCCGTGACCGATCCCAAGGTCCTGCACGACGTGTTCTCCGTGGTGGTGCACCTGGCGCCCTCGCCCGTGGTGGTCCGCGTCCCCCTGGTCCTGCCACCGGGGTTCGCCCGTGCGGCGCAGGAGGCCCGTCAGGTGCGCGAGCTGGCCGCCGTGGCCTGGCTGGCGGAGCGGGGCCTCCCCGTGGTGCGCCCAAGCCCGCTGGTGCCTCGCGAGCCGGTGCGGCGGGACGGCTTCTCGATGACGTTCTGGGAGCGCGTGGAGGTGGATGCCTCGCGCGAGCCGGACTACCTCGGGGAAGCGGCGCTCGCGGCCGACCTGCACGCGGCATTGCGCGACTATCCGGGCGAGCTCCCCTTCCTCTCCCCGCTGGAGACGGTGCCCCTGTTCCTCGGGTACCTGGAGGAGCACCCCGGACTGCTGGCTCCCGCCGACCTCGAGCGGGCTCGGGGCGAGTGGGCCGTCCTCGCGCCCCTGCTCTCCTCGCGCGAGGCCTTCGCTCGGGCCTTTCCGGGAGTCGGCGTCCAACCGATTCACGGGGACGCGCCGTCGTACAACGTCCTCCGGACGACCTCGGGGGTGCGCTACGCGGACTTCGAGGACGTGACCCTCGGGCCGGTGGAGTGGGACCTGGCGTTCCTCGGCCCGGAGGGCGCGGCCATCTACGACGCGGCGGCGGCGAGGGCCGGGGTGCGGCCGCTCGATCCGGCCGTGCTGCGCGTCATGGATGCCGCGGGGATGCTGCGCAACGCCGTCTGCTACGCCCTCGTGCCGCAACTGCCGATGCTGGCCGAGGCGCTCGCGCCGATGCTCCAGCGCTGGCGGACGATGCCCTTCGCGGGCGGGCGGGGCTGA